The genomic window TGGCAGCATTAGAATATGCTCAAGCAGAAGGTATTGGTCTTTCTAAATTTATTTCTGTTGGCAATAAGGCGGATTTGAACGAAAATGATTTATTGGAATATTTAATGGAAGATGAGCAGACAAAGGTTATTCTTTTATATTTAGAGGATTTAGTGAAACCTTTAAAATTCTTAGAAATTGCCCGCCGAGTAACAGAACAGGCAAAAAAACCAATATTGGCGATAAAATCCGGAAGAACACCGGAAGGAGCAAAAGCAGCAGCAACTCATACCGGTGCATTGGCCGGCTCAGATGAAGCCTATGATGCTTTTTTCCGTCAATGTGGTATTATCCGTGTTGAGACAGTTAATGAACTTTTTGATTACGGCAAGGCTTTTGCCGGACAACCTTTACCAAAAGGTCGAAAAGTAGCAATACTCACCAATGCCGGTGGAATGGGAATTATGGCCACTGATGCTAGTATTCGCAACGGATTAAAATTAGCTTCTTTTTCTGAAAAGACCAAAGAAAGATTAAAAGCAATTTTACCGCCAACGGCAAGCATCGGCAATCCGGTAGATGTAATTGGTGATTCTGATGAAAAGAGATATTCGGAAGCATTAAAAATTATCTTAGAAGAAGAGGAAGTGGATGCGATAATCACTATTTGGACACCTACCCAAATAGTGGAAACAACGGTCGTTGCTAACAAAGTTGTAGAAATGGCTGAAAAATATTCAAAACCAATAATGGGTTGTCTACTTTCTTTACAAAATGCTTCAGAAGTGATAAGAATTCTTGGACAGGCAAAAATACCCTATTATCCAATTCCGGAAACAGCAGCCAAGGCATTAAGTTTAATGAGTTATTTTAATGAATGGATTCATAAAAAGATTACACCGGTAAAAGTATTTGAAGATGTGGATAAAGATAAGATTTTTTCCATTTTAGAAAAAGTAAAACAAAGAAATCCACCGGTGATTTTAGAACCGGAAGGATATGAAATACTTTCGGCTTACAAAATTCCAACATTGCCATTTGTTTTAGTAAAAAACGAAGAAGAAGCAATAAAAAAGGCAAAGGAGATAGGATATCCCTGTGTTTTAAAGATTGTCTCGCCGGATATTCTCCATAAAACCGATGTCGGTGGTGTGATGTTAGATATTGAAAATGAAGAAGAGTTAAGAATTAAATTCCAAGAACTTTTAAATAATGTAAAAAGTAAGAAACCCGATGCCCAAATTGAAGGTGTGTTAATCCAACCAATGGTTTCTTCGGGAATTGAAACAATTATTGGTATCAAGCGAGACCCCCAATTTGGTCCTTTAATTATGTTTGGAATCGGTGGAATTTATGTAGAAGTATTTCGGGATGTCTCTTTCCGAGTTTGTCCAATTAGAGAGTCTTCTGCTTGGCGGATGGTCCAAGAGATTAAAGGCTATAAACTTCTTCAAGGTTTTCGTGGCAAGCCACCAGCCGATATTGAAAAGATTGTTGAAACCCTCCAGAGAATGTCTCAATTAGTAATAGATTTTCCTTGTTTTTTAGAAATAGATATAAACCCTTTTTTAGTGTTTGAAAAAGGTAAAGGTGCCTGCGCTCTTGACGCCCGATTTCTTATTAAAAATTCTGCTCTCTAAATTCCAGAAATCAGTATAGGATACTGTCATAGGGTTATCCCTATATCCATATAAGTCTTTGATTTATAAGAACTTATAAGTATATACCCCCTCCCCCTATCCTTTTTAAACTATTAAAAAGAAATTATTGATTTCTAAATATTTATTATTATATTATTTTTATGATAATCTTGATACTTATTTTATCGCTTATTAATTTAGAATATGAAGAGTCTTCTAACGGTTTAATTCCACCAACATTAGAAATAGGTAGATTAGAAGTGGAGATGGTTGACATTAATTGTGATGGTAATTTAGATTTAATTTCCATTGGTGACCATGGTTCTCCTTATGTCAATACTGATCAACACGGCATTATGGTTTGGTTTGGCGATGGTCGAGGAAATTGGCAGGTTTATATGAATGGTGATTTTGGTTACGGAGGGATTGCTTATGGTGATGTGAATAATGATGGTTTTTTAGATGTTGGCTATGGGATGCATCACAATTATTCAAGGAATGATTTTGGTGACCAGTTATTAGAGGTGGCTTTGGGAGATGGAACAGGCAGAAATTGGATTCCTTGGGATGATAGTTTAGCAACCCATGGTCAAGATTGGGGAATGTTTTGTGTTGATTTTGCTGATGTTAATAATGATGGGCTTTTAGATATTGGTGCTAATGCCTTTGGTTATGATGATGGAATTCATATTTATCTAAATTTAGGTAATGGAATTTGGCGAAGGAGTTTTGGTTTTATTGGTGGTTATTCGGGTCATGGTTTTGTTTTTGGCGACATTAATAAAGATGGTAATATAGATTTTGCGGTTGCTCATCAATATGGTAGTGTTTATTTTGGTGATGGAACTGGTAATTTTATTTTAGCCCATCGGAATTTGCCGCCGGTAGGTGCTCGTGGTTATTATAATGTTGCTTTAAATGATGTGGATAATGACGGTGGTATGGATTTAGGATTTATTAATCCGCAAGGTGGTATTGAAGTTTGGATTTTCAACGAAGAAGGAGATAGTTGGGAGAATTTTTCCGGTAATTTACCTTCTACCGGTTCTTATGAAAGGATACAACTATTTGATATGAATCTTGATGGTTTTATTGATGTTATTGCCCAAGGTAATGGTGTTTTGAAGATTTATTTAGGTAATGGTAGGGGTGATTGGCAAGAAGTAGTAACAATCAATACTCCTACTCCGGGAACTGGTAGAGAATTAAAAGTTGGTGGTGATTGTGACCATAATGGCTATCCGGATATTATTTTAGTAGCAAGTGAAGGTTCTCCTAATGACCGAAATCGGGCAAGATTTTTTAAAGAGACTTCTGTCCCACAAAGGGTAAATATTTATCCTGTTTTTCCTCGTGGTTACGAAAGATTTCAACCAAATTCAGTAAATTTTATTAGATGGTTATCGGCTATTCCTAATCATCCGGAAACTCCTTCTTACATAAGAATTCAATTTTCCAGCAACGGTCCTAATGGTCCCTTTATTACAATCATTGATTCTTTTCCCAATACTGGATTTTTCCAATGGCAGATACCTAATGTGATTAGTAACGATTGCTATTTAAAACTAACTATCTTTACACCTTTTGATACTGTTTCGGTTTTAAATCCTCATCCTTTTGCGATAGGTATAGTGAGTGCTTTAAAGAATAAGGAAAACATTAAAAATAAAAATTTGAAGATAGATAAAATTTTTGATTTAACCGGTAGAGAAATTAGAAAGAGAGAATTTAAAAAAGGTATTTATTTTATTAAAAAGGATACCAAAATCAAAAAATTAGTAATTTACTAAATAACTTTTTATTTATTTAAACTATATTATATATAATTTTATCCCCATTGAAAAAATAAGTAAAGGAATTTATTATAATAGGAAGGGTATAATAGGGGGTAGGACTTAGGTGCTGATACGTTATAAAATTTATTAAAGTGATAAATATAGGGTTTAAATAGATTATTGTTATAGGGTTAGATAAAGATAATAATATAGCGTTTAAAAAAGTGATTAAAATAGCATTATATAAAGGCTATTATGTAGAGTCTATTAGAGAAAGCAGGGATGGGTTAGTAGAATGCTCTACTAATTTAGAAATCTCAAAAATAGTTAATTAATAACAAGAGGAAGGTTGTAATTATACCTTTGGATATAACTTTTATATCTTGATAATCATATCTTAACACATTTACTATATATTCTTGACTTTTATTTAACTTTGATTATAATTCTTAAAAGGGTCGTTAGCTCAGGCTGGTAGAGCACCTGATTTTTAATCAGGTGGCCGCAGGTTCGAGTCCTGCACGACCCATTTTTATTTCCTTTTCTTATGTCTAAAAT from candidate division WOR-3 bacterium includes these protein-coding regions:
- a CDS encoding VCBS repeat-containing protein — its product is MIILILILSLINLEYEESSNGLIPPTLEIGRLEVEMVDINCDGNLDLISIGDHGSPYVNTDQHGIMVWFGDGRGNWQVYMNGDFGYGGIAYGDVNNDGFLDVGYGMHHNYSRNDFGDQLLEVALGDGTGRNWIPWDDSLATHGQDWGMFCVDFADVNNDGLLDIGANAFGYDDGIHIYLNLGNGIWRRSFGFIGGYSGHGFVFGDINKDGNIDFAVAHQYGSVYFGDGTGNFILAHRNLPPVGARGYYNVALNDVDNDGGMDLGFINPQGGIEVWIFNEEGDSWENFSGNLPSTGSYERIQLFDMNLDGFIDVIAQGNGVLKIYLGNGRGDWQEVVTINTPTPGTGRELKVGGDCDHNGYPDIILVASEGSPNDRNRARFFKETSVPQRVNIYPVFPRGYERFQPNSVNFIRWLSAIPNHPETPSYIRIQFSSNGPNGPFITIIDSFPNTGFFQWQIPNVISNDCYLKLTIFTPFDTVSVLNPHPFAIGIVSALKNKENIKNKNLKIDKIFDLTGREIRKREFKKGIYFIKKDTKIKKLVIY
- the acs gene encoding acetate--CoA ligase alpha subunit is translated as MRENLRYIFNPRSIAVIGASTTPGSAGQVTFANILLNGYQGVVYPVNIKANSVMGVKAYFSILDIPDEIDLAIIIVPAIFVPEVIEECGQKKVKGIVVISAGFKEIGERGAILEKRIKELVKKYDISLIGPNCVGIINTDPKIRLNATFGRVMPKEGNIAFITQSGAVGLAALEYAQAEGIGLSKFISVGNKADLNENDLLEYLMEDEQTKVILLYLEDLVKPLKFLEIARRVTEQAKKPILAIKSGRTPEGAKAAATHTGALAGSDEAYDAFFRQCGIIRVETVNELFDYGKAFAGQPLPKGRKVAILTNAGGMGIMATDASIRNGLKLASFSEKTKERLKAILPPTASIGNPVDVIGDSDEKRYSEALKIILEEEEVDAIITIWTPTQIVETTVVANKVVEMAEKYSKPIMGCLLSLQNASEVIRILGQAKIPYYPIPETAAKALSLMSYFNEWIHKKITPVKVFEDVDKDKIFSILEKVKQRNPPVILEPEGYEILSAYKIPTLPFVLVKNEEEAIKKAKEIGYPCVLKIVSPDILHKTDVGGVMLDIENEEELRIKFQELLNNVKSKKPDAQIEGVLIQPMVSSGIETIIGIKRDPQFGPLIMFGIGGIYVEVFRDVSFRVCPIRESSAWRMVQEIKGYKLLQGFRGKPPADIEKIVETLQRMSQLVIDFPCFLEIDINPFLVFEKGKGACALDARFLIKNSAL